In one window of Falco cherrug isolate bFalChe1 chromosome 10, bFalChe1.pri, whole genome shotgun sequence DNA:
- the B4GALT5 gene encoding beta-1,4-galactosyltransferase 5 isoform X2, which yields MMQAQGIMIRENMRTIGAQVYEQVVRSAYAKRNSSVNDSDYPLDLNHNDTFLQATTFLPEDFTYFPNLTCPERLPSMKGLIDVNMSEITMEDIHQFFSKDPSIKLGGHWKPSDCLPRWKVAILIPFRNRYEHLPVLFRHLIPMLQRQRLQFAFYVVEQAGNHPFNRAMLFNVGFREAMKDLDWDCLIFHDVDHIPENDRNYYGCGQMPRHFAAKLDKYMYLLPYKEFFGGVSGLTVEQFQKINGFANAFWGWGGEDDDLWNRVQYAGYSVTRPEGDTGKYKSIPHHHRGEVQFLGRYALLRKSRERQALDGLNNLNYFPNVTYDALYKNITVNLTPELALVPEY from the exons ATGATGCAAGCCCAAGGCATCATGATTCGTGAAAACATGAGAACAATAGGAGCTCAGGTGTACGAGCAGGTGGTCCGCAGTGCCTATGCCAAGAGGAACAGCAGTGTGAATGACTCAG ATTATCCTCTTGATCTGAACCACAACGACACCTTTCTGCAAGCCACAACATTTCTTCCTGAAGACTTTACCTACTTCCCCAACCTCACCTGCCCTGAGAGGCTCCCTTCTATGA AGGGCCTCATTGATGTAAATATGAGCGAGATCACGATGGAGGATATCCACCAGTTCTTCTCAAAAGACCCTTCTATCAAGCTGGGAGGCCACTGGAAGCCGAGCGACTGCCTGCCTCGCTGGAAG GTGGCAATCCTGATCCCATTCCGCAATCGATACGAGCATCTTCCTGTCCTCTTCAGACACCTTATTCCCATGCTGCAGCGACAACGTTTACAGTTCGCCTTCTACGTTGTGGAACAA GCTGGAAACCACCCCTTTAACCGTGCCATGCTCTTCAATGTTGGCTTTCGGGAAGCAATGAAGGACTTGGACTGGGACTGTCTCATCTTCCACGATGTGGACCACATACCAGAAAATGACCGTAACTATTATGGGTGTGGACAGATGCCGAGGCACTTTGCAGCCAAGCTGGATAAGTACATGTATCT GCTCCCTTACAAGGAGTTCTTCGGTGGGGTGAGCGGCCTGACTGTCGAGCAGTTTCAGAAGATCAATGGTTTCGCTAACGCCTTCTGGGGCTGGGGCGGCGAAGACGATGACCTCTGGAACAG GGTGCAGTATGCAGGTTACTCGGTGACTCGACCAGAAGGAGACACAGGGAAATACAAATCAATTCCTCACCATCATCGGGGAGAAGTCCAGTTCCTGGGAAG GTATGCCTTGCTGAGGAAGTCGAGAGAAAGGCAAGCCCTGGACGGCCTCAATAACTTGAACTACTTTCCAAACGTCACGTATGACGCCTTGTATAAGAACATCACTGTTAACCTGACACCGGAGCTGGCTCTGGTGCCTGAATattaa